In one Spirosoma rigui genomic region, the following are encoded:
- a CDS encoding DUF5060 domain-containing protein, translating to MKQFSFRLNVTGLFLLAPTLLLAQRPSFTLNHDRIETFDYAEITVRMPPVKSINDVLITGLFIGPANDTTRIDGFCDSPDGSLHRIRFMPVKTGSYRFAIKSYAIYRRQIKNVLTTGMAQTGSYFGMFTATADKHKGMIGTDQQHRYRVRSAAF from the coding sequence ATGAAGCAATTCTCTTTTCGCCTGAACGTCACCGGCCTTTTTCTGCTCGCTCCCACCCTACTACTAGCCCAGCGCCCGTCATTTACGCTGAACCACGACCGTATCGAAACCTTCGACTACGCCGAGATTACGGTTCGGATGCCGCCGGTAAAGTCGATTAACGATGTGCTGATAACGGGGTTATTCATTGGACCGGCCAACGACACTACTCGCATCGACGGCTTTTGCGACTCGCCCGACGGGAGTTTGCACCGCATCCGGTTCATGCCCGTCAAAACGGGTTCCTACCGGTTTGCCATCAAAAGTTACGCCATATACCGGCGGCAGATAAAGAACGTGCTGACGACGGGTATGGCCCAGACGGGCAGCTACTTTGGCATGTTCACTGCCACCGCCGACAAGCACAAAGGCATGATCGGGACAGACCAGCAGCACCGCTACAGGGTGCGCTCAGCCGCATTTTAA